CGCCCTACGGGCTGGGGTGATCAATGCGCTTGTGGCGGGCGACGACAAGATCAACGCGATCGGCTTCATGCAGGCCTACCCGGTCGATGAGCTGGAAGTGAGCATTCCGGCGCTGATGAACGTGCTCGCGAAAGCGCAATCCATCAGCCAACTGATCTCCTTCTTTTCCGATTCACCCCTGGACGGGCTGAGGGGTGACAACGAGGCTGCCCCGTAGATTCGGGTCCAGAGCATCCCAGCCGACCGTGCCCCTGCTGACTTCCATCCGCCGGCGACTGGGATCCAAGCAAGCCACGATGCAGGACTGGCCGGGCCTGATTGAGGGCTACCGCCGTTGGTTGCCGGTCAGCGACAAAACCCCCGTCATCACCCTGCGGGAGGGGGCGACCCCCTTGATCCCAGCGCCGTCCATTGCTGAACGGATCGGCAAAGGAGTCAAGGTCTATCTGAAATACGACGGTCTCAACCCCACCGGATCCTTTAAGGACCGTGGCATGACCATGGCCATCTCCAAGGCCAAGGAAGCAGGCTCCGAAGCAGTGATCTGCGCCAGCACCGGCAACACGTCCGCTGCCGCAGCGGCCTATGCCCGCCGCGGCGGCATGCGCGCCTTTGTCTTGATCCCCGACGGCTACGTGGCCCAAGGCAAGCTCGCCCAAGCCCTGCTCTATGGCGCAGAGGTCCTAGCGGTGAAGGGCAACTTTGACCGGGCCCTGGCCATCGTTCGCGAAGTGGCGGATCAGTACCCCGTCACCCTGGTGAACTCCCTCAATCCCTACCGGCTCCAGGGGCAGAAAACGGCCGCCTTTGAGGTGGTGGATGCCCTGGGTGAAGCACCGGATTGGCTCTGCATCCCCGTGGGCAACGCCGGCAACATCAGCGCCTACTGGATGGGTTTCAACGAGTACAAGGCCGCAGGCCACAGCCGCAAGCTGCCCCGAATGATGGGCTTCCAAGCGGCAGGCTCAGCGCCCCTCGTCCTCGGCCACACGGTGGAGCAACCCGACACCATTGCGACGGCGATCCGGATCGGTAACCCGGTCAACAAGGAGAACGCGCTGAAAGCCCGCGCTGAAAGCAACGGTGATTTCATGGCCGTCACCGATGCCGAAATCATCGAGGCCTACAAGCTGCTCGGCAGTGGCGAAGGCGTGTTCTGCGAACCAGCCAGCGCCGCCTCCGTTGCCGGTCTGATCAAGCGCCGCGACGAAGTGCCTGCAGGGGCCACGGTGGTCTGCGTCCTAACGGGCAATGGCTTGAAGGACCCGACAACGGCGATCGAGCACAACGACTCGAAGTTCCATACGGGTCTCGATGCCGACACCGCCAAGGTCGCTCAAGTGATGGGCTTCTGAGCCCCCTCAGCACCCGCAAACAGCTTTGCCCGGCCTTGAGCCGGGCTTTTTTGCGGCCAAACCTGCAAACCAATCCCGAAAGCGACTGTCCACAACCTGAGGAAAACAGCCGACAGGAGCCTGGAAAAAGGACAAGCCGGCAACCGCGCTCAACGCCTTTCTTTTCCCCAAGTACTGGAAACAGTGGAAATCGCCCGGATTGCTTGAGGTCCAAATCCTGGTTCAGCAGGCCTGAGGAAATCGAAACCCCTGGTATCGCTTGGGTTTGACTGGTTTCCCAAGGTTTCCGCAGGATCTACTACTACGGGTTTGGTTTTGTTTCTTTCTGATCCTTTGATCCATTAACGGTCGTCTGGGGATTGCCGGGAAACCCGATCGATTGACCCGTTGCGCTTCCGCTTGGGTTGTGGAAGCGTGGAGGCCCCTTCAGTCCTGCCATGAAGCTGGTCTGCTCCCAGGCCGAACTGAGTTCCAGTCTTCAACTGGTGAGCAGGGCAGTAGCAGCGCGTCCCACCCACCCGGTGCTGGCCAACGTGTTGCTGACTGCAGATGCCGGAACCGGCCGGCTGAGCTTGACCGGGTTTGATCTCAGCCTCGGCATCCAAACGAGCCTGAGTGCGTCCGTCGCCACTAGCGGTGCGATCACCCTGCCGGCCCGTCTGTTCGGCGAGATCGTCTCCCGAATGCCCTCGGACAGTCCAATCACCCTCAGCTGCGAAGACGGCAGTGAGCAGGTCGAGCTCACCAGCGTCTCCGGCAGCTATCAGATGCGGGGCATGCCCGCTGATGACTTTCCAGAGCTGCCCTTGGCCCAGGCGGGTACGCCGATCAAGTTGGATCCGGAAGTCTTAATTAAGGGGTTGCGTGCCACCCTGTTCGCCAGCAGCGGCGACGAGGCCAAACAGCTCCTGACCGGTGTGCATCTCGGTCTCGATCAGAACGGCCTCGAATGCGCCGCCACCGATGGTCACCGTCTGGCCGTCCTGCGTCTTCAGAACGCCTCGAGCAGTGAAGCCGAACTGGATGTCACCGTTCCCGCCCGTTCCCTGCGCGAACTGGAGCGTCTGCTCTCCAGCCGCGGTGGCAGCGATGCCGTCAGCCTCTTCTGCGACCGCGGTCAGGTCGTCTTCCAATGGGCTGATCAGGTGCTCACCAGCCGGAGCCTGGATGGCACCTACCCGAATTACCGGCAGCTGATTCCCGAGAGCTTTGGTCGCCAGTTGCAGGTCGATCGCAAAGGCCTGCTGAGCGCCCTGGAGCGTGTCGCGGTCTTGGCCGACCAGCACAACAACGTGGTCAAGCTGACCAGCGACCCCGCCGCCGGTCAGCTCTCCATCAGCGCAGACGCCCAAGACGTGGGCAGCGGCTCTGAGGCGATTGGTGCTCAGGTCAGCGGCGACTCCATTCAGATTGCCTTCAACGTCCGCTACGTCCTTGAAGGTCTCAAGGCGATGGGATCCGAGCAGGTTCAGCTGCAGTGCAATGCCCCCACGACGCCCGTGGTGCTGGCTCCCCAAGATGACTCCAGCTTCACCTACTTGGTGATGCCCGTTCAGATTCGCCAGTGAGCCTCCCCGAACAGCTGCTGCTCAGCGAGTTGCTGCGCCGCCGGGTTCGTTGTGATCAGGGCCTCGATCATGGGGTTGGGGTCGCTGCCTGGATGCATCCTCCGGTGCATCGCCTTCTGGGCTGGTTCTCGAAACCCTCAGCGTTGGGGGATCGTCGCGAGGTTTGGCGCCTCAACCAGTTATGCGGTCTGGCCGAACTGGAGCTCTTTGTCCGTGGTGATGCCGCGCCCAGTGAAATCGCCACGATGGATCGCTTGCCCACCTTGATCGAGGCGACCGTCCTCGGCCAAGACGGCGAGCCCTTGGGGCAGATAGCCGATGCCGCCGTCGATCTCAGCAGCGGCCAGATCCTGCACTACCTGGTCTCCCGCAGCGATCCCAGGCTCCCAGGTACGAGCCGCTGGCGCCTTGCGCCGGCCCGCATTGATGACCAACAGCCGGGGACGGTGTTCACCGCGCTGGCGGGTCTGGATGATCTCCCCTTGGCGAAAGCGAGTGTCCGTCAGGAATTCCTGCGCCGCTCGAAGCGTTGGCGCGAGCAAATGCAGGAGGAGACCTCCCGCTGGCGGGACCAGGTGCAGAACGCTGGCGAGCGCTTTGAAGAACGCTTGGAGGGATGGCTGGAAGAACCCCCTTGGGACGGCCAGGAGCCAGACGTCGACCGTCCCTCGCCAGGGCAGGAGACCTGGGATGACTGGAATGATTCCGACCTGCCACCGCCCCGTCGCCGCCAGCAGGACGATCCCTGGATCTGAGAGGGGGTGAGTCGCTCAGCGAGACTGGTGTGATCTCGCTCCCTGGTCCGTGGTCGCAGCCCCTGACTACTCCGTTGCTGACGCGCTGAAGAAGGAGAACCTCAGCCAAGCTGACTACGACGAGATTTGCCGCCGTCTAGGCCGGGCCCCGAATCGGGCCGAGCTCGGCATGTTCGGTGTGATGTGGTCCGAGCACTGTTGTTACCGCAACTCCAGACCGCTGCTCCAGGGCTTCCCCACGACGGGGCCGCGCATCCTGGTGGGTCCCGGTGAGAACGCGGGTGTTGTGGACCTTGGTGAAGGCCAACGCCTGGCCTTCAAGATCGAAAGCCACAACCACCCCTCAGCGGTGGAGCCGTTCCAGGGCGCGGCCACCGGCGTAGGCGGCATTCTGCGGGACATCTTCACCATGGGTGCCCGTCCGATTGCCCTGCTGAACGCCCTCCGGTTTGGCCCGCTCGAGGACGAGCGCAACGTGGGCCTGATGGAAGGCGTGGTGGCCGGCATTGCCCATTACGGCAACTGCGTCGGGGTGCCCACCGTCGGTGGAGAGGTGGCCTTCGACGCCAGCTATTCCGGCAACCCCCTGGTCAACGCGATGGCCCTGGGTCTGATGGAGACCGAGACGATCGTGTGCTCGGGGGCGGAGGGCGTTGGCTTCCCGGTGGTCTACGTCGGTAGTACGACCGGTCGGGACGGCATGGGTGGTGCCAGCTTTGCCTCGGCGGAGTTGACCGAAGCGTCCTTGGATGATCGCCCCGCGGTGCAGGTGGGGGATCCCTTCCTTGAAAAGGGGCTGATTGAGGCCTGCCTGGATGCCTTCCAAAGCGGTGATGTGGTCGCGGCCCAGGACATGGGAGCGGCGGGACTGACCTGCAGCTGTTCGGAGATGGCCGCCAAGGGTGGCCTGGGCATCGAGTTGGATCTCGACCGCGTCCCGGCCCGCGAAGCCGGCATGACCCCCTACGAGTTCCTACTCAGCGAATCCCAAGAGCGGATGCTCTTTGTGGTGAAGCCCGGCCGCGAAGCGGCACTGATGGAGCGCTTTACCCGTTGGGGCCTGCAGGCGGCCGTCGTCGGCCGTGTCCTGGAGGACAACATTGTTCGGGTCTTGCAGAACGGTGCGGTCGCTGCTGAGGTGCCCGCCAGTGCACTGGCGGATGACACGCCGATCAACCGCCACGACCTGCTCAGCGAGCCCCCGGCACCCATTCAGGAGCACTGGCGCTGGTCCGAGGCGCAGCTGCCGCTGGCCTCCGCGTCTGGCGTTAACGGTCAAAGCTGGAGCGAGACGCTCCTGGCCCTGCTGGATGACCCCACCATCGCTTCCAAGCGCTGGGTCTACCGCCAGTACGACCATCAGGTGCAGGCCAACACGGTGGTGCCCCCGGGCGGTGCGGATGCGGCTGTGGTCCGTCTGCGTCCCCAGGCTGAAACCCAGGCGGCGACCCGTGGCGTGGCTGCTGTTGTCGATTGCCCCAACCGCTGGGTGGCTCTCGATCCAGAGCGGGGCGGCATGGCGGCCGTCGCCGAGGCCGCTCGCAACCTCAGCTGCGTGGGTGCTGAGCCCCTGGCGGTGACCGACAACCTCAACTTCCCCTCCCCGGAGACTCCCACGGGCTACTGGCAATTGGCCTCCGCTTGCCGCGGTCTCTCAACCGCGTGCTCGGCCCTGGATACCCCCGTGACCGGCGGCAATGTCTCCCTCTACAACGAGACCCGGATGCCCGATGGCTCCATGCTGCCGATCCATCCGACCCCGGTGGTGGGGATGGTCGGTTTGGTCCATGACCTCAGCCATGTCCGCGGTCAGGCCTGGCAGGACGCTGGTGATGTGATTTGGATGTTGGGTGTTCCTCTGGAAGCGGGGGAGACTCCAGCGGATGGCCGCTTGGCCCTGGCCGGCACGAGCTATCTCGAGCGGATCCATGGAGCCGTCACAGGGCGTCCGCCGCAGATCGATCTGGAGCTGGAGCGTTCAGTTCAGGCGTTCCTGCGCCAGGCCATCACCCAAGGGCTGGTGAAGTCGGCCCATGACCTCAGCGATGGCGGACTCGCCGTGGCTGCCGCGGAGTGCTGCATGGCCTCAGGTTTGGGAGCCCATCTGGAGCTTCCCTCCAGTGCCGCGCGTCTGGATCGCCTGCTGTTTGCTGAAGGCGGCGCCCGCATCCTGGTGAGCGTTTCACCCGCTCAAACGGTGGCTTGGCAGGAGGCCCTCGATGCAAGTGGCATTCCGGCCCAGTGCCTGGGTGTGGTGGAGGACGACAGTGAGCTGTCGATCACCCAGGCGGACACCAACGTGCTCACCACTCCGATTGCTCAGATGCGTGAACGCTTTGAGCAAGCGATTCCCCGGCGCATTGGCGTCGATCTCCCCCCGACGGCTTGAGGAGAACCCTGATGCACAATGTTGAAGGAAATCTGAAGCTGGGATGCGCCGTGACTGACCCCACCCCCAGCCTCGATGTCGTGGTGGATCGGCCCGACAAGCCCGAAGAGGCCTGTGGCGTGTTTGCGGTCCTGGCCAGCGATCAGCCGGTGGCCAACCTCACTTACTTCGGTCTCTATGCTCTTCAACACCGCGGTCAGGAATCGGCGGGGATCGCCGTCTTTGACGCGGAACCCGGCAGCGCCCCGAAGGTGCGCCTGCACAAGGACATGGGTTTGGTGAGCAAGGTGTTCACCCCCGAGGTCCTCGAGCGCCTTCCCGGTCAGCTCGCGATCGGCCACAACCGCTATTCCACGACGGGTTCGAGCAAGGCCTGCAACGCCCAGCCGGTCTTGCTCAACACCCGACTGGGCCCAATGGCCTTTGCCCACAACGGCAACCTGGTCAACGCCGGGGAATTGCGGACGGCCCTGGCCAGCGATCTCCCCGAAGCAGAATTCACCTCGACGACCGATTCAGAGCTGATCGCCTTTGCGATCCAGCAGGCCGTGAATGCCGGCAGTGATTGGGACAGCGCCATTCGTGCGGCAGCCGGACGCTGCCGCGGCGCCTTCAGCCTCGTGATCGGCACCCCGGAAGGTCTGTTTGCCCTGCGGGATGGCCATGGCATTCGCCCCTTGGTCTTTGGCCACATGGGTGAGCTCAGTGAAGCCCGCTGGGTGGTGAGCAGCGAGACCTGTGGCCTCGACATCATTGGCTCGAGCTTCGATGGGGACATCGAGCCGGGCGAAATCGTCCACTTCCGGCTGGGTGAGTCCGAGCCGGTGCGGAGCCGTTGGGCGGAAGAGCCGTCCAAGCTCTGCGTCTTCGAAATGATCTATTTCGCCAGGCCCGATAGCCGTTTCTTCGGCGAATCCCTGTACAGCTACCGCGTGCGTATTGGTGAGGTGCTGGCTCGCGAAACCCCGATCGAAGCCGACATCGTGATCGGTGTGCCCGACTCCGGGATCCCTGCCGCGATTGGCTACTCGCAATACAGCGGCATCCCCTTCGGTGACGGCCTGATCAAGAACCGCTACGTCGGTCGCACCTTCATTCAGCCCACCCAGGCGATGCGCGAAGCGGGGATTCGCGTGAAGCTCAATCCCCTACCGGACGTCTTGGCCGGAAAGCGCGTGGTGGTGATCGATGACTCGATCGTCCGGGGCACCACCAGCCGCAAATTGGTGGCGGCGATCCGCGATGCCGGTGCGACGGAGGTGCACATGCGCATCAGCTCTCCGCCAGTGACTCACCCCTGCTTCTACGGCATCGACACCGACACCCAAGATCAGCTCATCGCAGCCCGGTTGACCCTCGAGGAGATTTCCGCCCATCTGGGTGTGGATTCCCTGGCTTACCTCAGCAAAGAGGGCATGGTTGATGCGGCCCACGCCAACGCTGAGCACTTCTGCACTGCCTGCTTTGACGGGGCCTATCCGATTGAGATGGACTCCTCCGTCAGCGGCAGTAAGCTGATGCTTGAGCCTAGTGGCTTAGCAGCCAAAACAATTAGCCAGAAGAAATAGGTTTAAACTTATCCATGGCATTTTATTGGAATATTTGCAACTTTATTTTTTGTGAAAACCGAATTTAATTAGGCAAAATTGTAAATAATCATTCAAGATAATAGTACTAAAAACCGTATCGTTTAACTGACTGAATCATTGAAGTCATGCAGTTTTTGAAAAACTTAAGCAAGATAAAGCTAAGTTGCTTGAAAAAGCAGATAATATTCTCTTTCGGACAGAGATCTAGATGAATTTTTTATTGTTGTATTAATCATATTAAACTTACTGAATAGGATACTTCTTGTGGAATTGGTTATCATATCCCATGAACTATGATGGAAGTATTCTACCGACCGGGTGTCCAAGTGGCTTTTTCTTCATGTATAGATCAAACTCTTGATTTTCTTGACATGAAACAATCCTGTAGATTTCTTTGTTTTCAGATAGTCTTGCGTCGTTCCATGATCCTGCAAAATGTAGAAATGAAACTGATAGAAGACAGCTTGCTATACAGTGAGCCTCTATGTGCGAGTTGAATCGATCTGAGTCAAAAAGAAAGCTGTACTTGTTAGCCATTTCCATGCTCCAAAGTGCCTGGAACTCATAACCAAGATTATGGACATCAAGATTTTTTCTAATAACATAATTAAATATAGGTTCATCGCCTCCATCAGTAATTGTCTCCACATCCTTATGGTATGAATAAAATCCATCCTTCAGTACAGTAGCGTCCTTCACGCTCTCACAAACAAATAAACCTGCACAAGCATAATCTTGAAATGGCTCAAGCCCATGATATTTATAAATCTGCTCGGGACTCATAAAAATTGCTGAATCCAGCGGATATTTATTGCTATAATATTTATTCCTTTTAAAGCTAAGAACCTTTTTTGTAAAAAAATCATTATATGGAAGTCCGTTGACTTCGCTTACAATCGAAAATTTCCCGTCTACATGATAATTAAAAATATTTTTTCCAAATGGGTTTATCATTACATCAGAATCAAAATAGCAAACGGAAATGTTGCCACCTTCTTCATTCATTAAATAACTAGGTATAAGAAATTTTTGCCAGGTCTTCTTTTTTCCACCAGCTTCGGTGGCCGTGTCTGTAATATCATCCACAATTGTGCATAAATTCAGATGATTTCTTTTGGCATAATCCAAAGCAAATGGCAGGTAGAAAGCTTCAAATTTAGCTAAGTATTTTTCGCCAATGGTCAAAGTGCACAGCCACTGGTTAGAAGAAGAGCGATGGTATACTTTTTTCATTCTTTGAATGGATTTCCTTAACATCATATCATACTTGAATATTGATGTACTTATTATGCATCACAACCTCTCTAACTCTCGTATTATTGCCTGGTTTCTAAATTTCTCTTGGTTGTATGGAATGAGTGGATGAATAATCGAGTAAAATCAATATTACCAATGTGAATGCTCTTTAAAGAGTTGGCAGCAAGTTTTTGAACTAATTCACTATATTACAGTGAACTTGGCTTTAACTGTTTCACCATTGACTTCGAACAGTTCTTTGTTAGTCCAAGACTTAAGCACTTCAAAAAATTCTGACCTTGACATCTCAAAATAATCAAGGTATAGATCTATGAATTCTTGAGGTAAAATTCCGTCATAGAGATTGACAAGGCTAATGGCTTGGGACCTATCCATTGCACCTCTACGGATCTCGATACACGCGTCCTGGTTAGCTCTCCCAAATCCAAACTTAAGATACATTATGTATGTATGAAGAGCGTACAAGGCCTGGTCATTCTGAGCAAAATTAGTGAAGGTCCCTGAATTCGTTCCAGTTGCTTCTTGCAACCCGCACTTTTCTTTTGCTACAAGGTAGTTACGATAAGGATCCCAGTCTTCAAAGTAAGACCAATGGATAATAGAAATTTCATCTGTAGAATCGGGAAAGTCAAAGAAGAATCGCTCTTTAGCGGAGATACCTGCAGATTTAATTACCTCATCATGCCCACCTTCAAGATATACTCTCTTTTGGTACTCAGAGTTGTAAATCGGAGATTGCTCCGTTTCTGTGGATCCACCATACTCAATCTCTCCATCTTCACTATATATGACGAGCCCTATACCTAGTTGATGGGCTAGACGGGTTGGGACTGCCTCGATTGCTGTAAGCCAACCAAAATATGGCAAGCCTTTATGAATTAGACCGGCTTTATTTATTCGTTGCATTACCGTTGGGTTTGGGCTAATGCTGATATGATTGTAGCCAGAATTAATGAAATTAACAAGATTATCTTCTCCAATCTTAAGGGGAAGCGGTGGCTTGACTGTTACGCACAGTGGGTTTAGACCGAATTCTTCTTTGACCTTGTACGAGATATAAGAGCCATCCTTGCCTCCACTTACGGGTATTAAGCAGTCAAAATCAAAACTCTTAGACCGGGCTTGATTGAGGATTGACGCCAATTGCGATTTTCTCTCGTCCCAGTTAATATTCTTTTTCCTTTCTCGCCAGACGCATGCATTGCACTGACCCAATTCATTAAACGAGATCCTTGGCCTGGTGCTCATTGCCAGGCATGTTTTGCACCACTTTAGCTCCACCCAGGTTTTTATGCAGGATCTTTCATTATATGTCTTAGGTGGCTATATTGCGTTTTTGTTTGCAGTTGCAGATCATTCTGCAGGAGATTCAGTCCCCTGGGCTTCGTGCCTTGCCTCGCCTCCAAGCCCAAAGGCCTCGTGGACAACCTGCAGGGCTTTAATGCCTTCACTCTCAGGTACCACGCAGCTGGTTCTGATTTCGCTAGTGGCGATCATCTCGATGTTGATTTGAGCGTCAGCTAGCGCGCGGAACATTCGACCCGCAGTACCAGCAGTGCAGGGCATGCCGGCACCGACGGCACTGATCCGAGCGATTGCCATCCCTTGTTCAAACCTGGTGCCTGACCATTGGTTCAGCAGCGGTTGCAGCGCGGATTTGGCCCTTTCGAGGTCCTCGCGCTTGAGACAGAAGCCCATGTCGCGGCTGATTTGTTCTCCAGATCCGTGGGTCCGCTCGGACTGCACGATTGTGTCCAGGCTGACGCCGGCATCGGCCAGGGCCCGGCAGACCGCCGCTGCTGTTCCCGGCTTATCAGGGATGCGGCGCACGGCCACTTGGGCTTGATCTCGATCGAGGGCGACACCTCGCACCTCTGGCTGACCGGCACCGGAGGGGGCTGGATTTAGTCGAAGCTGGCGCTCGCTGAGCTCAAAGCAGTGGGCTGCCGCTTGTAGGGCTTTGTTTCCTTGATTTCCGGCGACCAGGCAGCTCACCTTCACTTCGCTGGTAGCGATCATGCGAAGGTTGATGCCGCCTTTCGCCAAGGTGTCGAACAGACGTGCGGCTACACCGGGCCGACCCATGATTCCTGCCCCAGCAATGCTGAGCTTGGCCATCCCGGCCTGGGCCCTCAGGGTGGCTCCGGCCGCCTTGGCATCCATGAAGTCAAGGAAGCTCTGGCACACCGCTTTCGCGTCCTGCAGTTGCTCTTCCGCCACGGTGAAGGCGATGTCGTTGCTGCTCCCTTCGTGGGTGGATTGCACGATCAGATCCACGCTCAAGCTTGCAGTGGAGAGGGCTTCAAACAATTGAGCAGCGACACCTGGTCGATCGGGTACGTGCGACAGGGCGAGGACGGCCTGGTCCGTTTCGAGCTCGGCTCCATCAACGGGCTTGCCCAGCTCTAGTCCTTCGCCGCTGCCCCGATGGTTGGTGTTGTCACTTGTGAGCAGCGTGCCTGGGGCATCGCTCCAGCTTGAACGCACCACCAAGGGGATGCCGTAGTTCCGCGCGATCTCAACAGCTCGGGGGTGCAAGACAGCTGCGCCGAGACTCGCCAGCTCGAGCATCTCGTCGCAGGTCACCGTCTCCATCAACTGAGCGTCCGCCACCTTACGAGGATCAGTGGTAAGGACGCCTGGGACATCGGTGTAGATCTCGCAGGCATCTGCCCTGATGGCTGCTGCCAAGGCCACGGCCGAAGTGTCGGAGCCTCCGCGGCCCAAGGTGGTGATCTCTGGAACCCCCGAGAGGCTGTTGCTAGTGCCTTGGAATCCGGCGACTACAACCACGTTGCCGTCATCAAGTAGCCGCCGCACCCTCTCGGTTTTGATCTCCAGAATCCGAGCTCGGCCGTGGGCCGATTCTGTGAGGATCCCGACCTGGGGACCAGTCATCGAGACCGCAGGGATGCCCTCGGCGTGCAGGGCCATGGAGAGCAGGGCAATCGAGACCTGCTCTCCAGTGGCTAGCAACATGTCCATCTCCCGTTGGGGCGGGTTGTTGCAGATCGCCTGGGCCAGCCCGGTGAGTTCATCGGTGGTGTGCCCCATGGCCGACACCACGATCACCAGATCGTTCCCGTTTTCCTTGCTCGCAGCAATCCGCTTCGCCACAGCCTGGATACGCTCCACATCGGCCACGGAGGTGCCGCCGAATTTTTGGACCAGCAGGGCCATGGGTTGGCGCGAGCGCGGAATTCAAGATTCTCCTATGGCGTGAGCAGGGCCAGTTCATTGGCTGCCTGTAGGGCATGCATCAGGACCACCGCTTGGGCGGGAGCACGCGCTACGCGCGAACCTCCCACCCGTACCTATTGGTGGCTTGGCTCCCAATCAGG
This DNA window, taken from Synechococcus sp. LTW-R, encodes the following:
- the dnaN gene encoding DNA polymerase III subunit beta; its protein translation is MKLVCSQAELSSSLQLVSRAVAARPTHPVLANVLLTADAGTGRLSLTGFDLSLGIQTSLSASVATSGAITLPARLFGEIVSRMPSDSPITLSCEDGSEQVELTSVSGSYQMRGMPADDFPELPLAQAGTPIKLDPEVLIKGLRATLFASSGDEAKQLLTGVHLGLDQNGLECAATDGHRLAVLRLQNASSSEAELDVTVPARSLRELERLLSSRGGSDAVSLFCDRGQVVFQWADQVLTSRSLDGTYPNYRQLIPESFGRQLQVDRKGLLSALERVAVLADQHNNVVKLTSDPAAGQLSISADAQDVGSGSEAIGAQVSGDSIQIAFNVRYVLEGLKAMGSEQVQLQCNAPTTPVVLAPQDDSSFTYLVMPVQIRQ
- a CDS encoding N-acetyl sugar amidotransferase; its protein translation is MSTRPRISFNELGQCNACVWRERKKNINWDERKSQLASILNQARSKSFDFDCLIPVSGGKDGSYISYKVKEEFGLNPLCVTVKPPLPLKIGEDNLVNFINSGYNHISISPNPTVMQRINKAGLIHKGLPYFGWLTAIEAVPTRLAHQLGIGLVIYSEDGEIEYGGSTETEQSPIYNSEYQKRVYLEGGHDEVIKSAGISAKERFFFDFPDSTDEISIIHWSYFEDWDPYRNYLVAKEKCGLQEATGTNSGTFTNFAQNDQALYALHTYIMYLKFGFGRANQDACIEIRRGAMDRSQAISLVNLYDGILPQEFIDLYLDYFEMSRSEFFEVLKSWTNKELFEVNGETVKAKFTVI
- the purL gene encoding phosphoribosylformylglycinamidine synthase subunit PurL; translation: MVAAPDYSVADALKKENLSQADYDEICRRLGRAPNRAELGMFGVMWSEHCCYRNSRPLLQGFPTTGPRILVGPGENAGVVDLGEGQRLAFKIESHNHPSAVEPFQGAATGVGGILRDIFTMGARPIALLNALRFGPLEDERNVGLMEGVVAGIAHYGNCVGVPTVGGEVAFDASYSGNPLVNAMALGLMETETIVCSGAEGVGFPVVYVGSTTGRDGMGGASFASAELTEASLDDRPAVQVGDPFLEKGLIEACLDAFQSGDVVAAQDMGAAGLTCSCSEMAAKGGLGIELDLDRVPAREAGMTPYEFLLSESQERMLFVVKPGREAALMERFTRWGLQAAVVGRVLEDNIVRVLQNGAVAAEVPASALADDTPINRHDLLSEPPAPIQEHWRWSEAQLPLASASGVNGQSWSETLLALLDDPTIASKRWVYRQYDHQVQANTVVPPGGADAAVVRLRPQAETQAATRGVAAVVDCPNRWVALDPERGGMAAVAEAARNLSCVGAEPLAVTDNLNFPSPETPTGYWQLASACRGLSTACSALDTPVTGGNVSLYNETRMPDGSMLPIHPTPVVGMVGLVHDLSHVRGQAWQDAGDVIWMLGVPLEAGETPADGRLALAGTSYLERIHGAVTGRPPQIDLELERSVQAFLRQAITQGLVKSAHDLSDGGLAVAAAECCMASGLGAHLELPSSAARLDRLLFAEGGARILVSVSPAQTVAWQEALDASGIPAQCLGVVEDDSELSITQADTNVLTTPIAQMRERFEQAIPRRIGVDLPPTA
- a CDS encoding RNA methyltransferase — protein: MSLPEQLLLSELLRRRVRCDQGLDHGVGVAAWMHPPVHRLLGWFSKPSALGDRREVWRLNQLCGLAELELFVRGDAAPSEIATMDRLPTLIEATVLGQDGEPLGQIADAAVDLSSGQILHYLVSRSDPRLPGTSRWRLAPARIDDQQPGTVFTALAGLDDLPLAKASVRQEFLRRSKRWREQMQEETSRWRDQVQNAGERFEERLEGWLEEPPWDGQEPDVDRPSPGQETWDDWNDSDLPPPRRRQQDDPWI
- the thrC gene encoding threonine synthase is translated as MQDWPGLIEGYRRWLPVSDKTPVITLREGATPLIPAPSIAERIGKGVKVYLKYDGLNPTGSFKDRGMTMAISKAKEAGSEAVICASTGNTSAAAAAYARRGGMRAFVLIPDGYVAQGKLAQALLYGAEVLAVKGNFDRALAIVREVADQYPVTLVNSLNPYRLQGQKTAAFEVVDALGEAPDWLCIPVGNAGNISAYWMGFNEYKAAGHSRKLPRMMGFQAAGSAPLVLGHTVEQPDTIATAIRIGNPVNKENALKARAESNGDFMAVTDAEIIEAYKLLGSGEGVFCEPASAASVAGLIKRRDEVPAGATVVCVLTGNGLKDPTTAIEHNDSKFHTGLDADTAKVAQVMGF
- a CDS encoding aspartate kinase, producing the protein MALLVQKFGGTSVADVERIQAVAKRIAASKENGNDLVIVVSAMGHTTDELTGLAQAICNNPPQREMDMLLATGEQVSIALLSMALHAEGIPAVSMTGPQVGILTESAHGRARILEIKTERVRRLLDDGNVVVVAGFQGTSNSLSGVPEITTLGRGGSDTSAVALAAAIRADACEIYTDVPGVLTTDPRKVADAQLMETVTCDEMLELASLGAAVLHPRAVEIARNYGIPLVVRSSWSDAPGTLLTSDNTNHRGSGEGLELGKPVDGAELETDQAVLALSHVPDRPGVAAQLFEALSTASLSVDLIVQSTHEGSSNDIAFTVAEEQLQDAKAVCQSFLDFMDAKAAGATLRAQAGMAKLSIAGAGIMGRPGVAARLFDTLAKGGINLRMIATSEVKVSCLVAGNQGNKALQAAAHCFELSERQLRLNPAPSGAGQPEVRGVALDRDQAQVAVRRIPDKPGTAAAVCRALADAGVSLDTIVQSERTHGSGEQISRDMGFCLKREDLERAKSALQPLLNQWSGTRFEQGMAIARISAVGAGMPCTAGTAGRMFRALADAQINIEMIATSEIRTSCVVPESEGIKALQVVHEAFGLGGEARHEAQGTESPAE
- the purF gene encoding amidophosphoribosyltransferase, with the protein product MHNVEGNLKLGCAVTDPTPSLDVVVDRPDKPEEACGVFAVLASDQPVANLTYFGLYALQHRGQESAGIAVFDAEPGSAPKVRLHKDMGLVSKVFTPEVLERLPGQLAIGHNRYSTTGSSKACNAQPVLLNTRLGPMAFAHNGNLVNAGELRTALASDLPEAEFTSTTDSELIAFAIQQAVNAGSDWDSAIRAAAGRCRGAFSLVIGTPEGLFALRDGHGIRPLVFGHMGELSEARWVVSSETCGLDIIGSSFDGDIEPGEIVHFRLGESEPVRSRWAEEPSKLCVFEMIYFARPDSRFFGESLYSYRVRIGEVLARETPIEADIVIGVPDSGIPAAIGYSQYSGIPFGDGLIKNRYVGRTFIQPTQAMREAGIRVKLNPLPDVLAGKRVVVIDDSIVRGTTSRKLVAAIRDAGATEVHMRISSPPVTHPCFYGIDTDTQDQLIAARLTLEEISAHLGVDSLAYLSKEGMVDAAHANAEHFCTACFDGAYPIEMDSSVSGSKLMLEPSGLAAKTISQKK